From Pan paniscus chromosome 6, NHGRI_mPanPan1-v2.0_pri, whole genome shotgun sequence, one genomic window encodes:
- the PIP gene encoding prolactin-inducible protein, which translates to MRLFQLLFRASPATLLLVLCLQLGANKAQDNTRKIIIQNFDIPKSVRPNDEVTAVLAVQTELKECMVVKTYLISSIPLQGAFNYKYTACLCDDNPKTFYWDFYTNRTVQIAAVVDVIQELGICPDDAAVIPIKNNRFYTTEILKVE; encoded by the exons ATGCGCTTGTTCCAGCTCCTGTTCAGGGCCAGCCCTGCCACCCTGCTCCTGGTTCTCTGCCTGCAGTTGGGGGCCAACAAAGCTCAGGACAACAC TCGGAAGATCATAATACAGAATTTTGACATCCCCAAGTCAGTACGTCCAAATGACGAAGTCACTGCAGTGCTTGCAGTTCAAACAGAATTGAAAGAATGCATGGTG GTTAAAACTTACCTCATTAGCAGCATCCCTCTACAAGGTGCATTTAACTATAAGTATACTGCCTGCCTATGTGACGACAATCCAAAAACCTTCTACTGGGACTTTTACACCAACA GAACTGTGCAAATTGCAGCCGTCGTTGATGTTATTCAGGAATTAGGCATCTGCCCTGATGATGCTGCTGTAATCCCCATCAAAAACAACCGGTTTTATACTACTGAAATCCTAAAGGTAGAATAA